AAAGAAGTTGAGAGAAGCCAAGCGATGGTAGAGGAAGCGCAAACTTTCTTGATCAACTTAAAATCAATGGAAATTTATTTTTCCAAAAAAGGAAGAACCTCTATCGCCATCGCCTGCCAGCCAACCCTTATCCACCACCCCTCGTGTGAACCCAACAACATCCCCTAGCCAAACAACACCCGCTATCGTGGTAACGCCTGAGCAGCAACGACGGGAGGCAGAGACCTTGCGGCTGGAAGCTGAACGGCGCGCTGCTGAAGAAAAACGATTACAAGAACAAAGGCAGCGTGAGGAAGAACAAAGGCGGGCGAATGAAGCCTTATGTCGAAGTGGTCTGAGTAGTAACTGCCCTGGTAAGTGACAATTAGGTCGTTAAAAAGATCAATGTTTTCTCTTAACTATTAATGGCATTAATGCCATCAAAACCAGCCCCACAAAAATAAAGACCAGAACAGTGGCCATGCCCGCGCGTTGGCTGTTAAAGGCCAATGTGGCAAAGCTTAACACAGCTGGCCCCAAAAATGCGGTTGCTTTACCCGCCAAGGAATAAAGGCCAAAAACTCACTGATCATTTCCGGCGGGGATAACCGCACCAACATGGTTCGGCTGGCGGATTGGATTGGCCCAAAGAACAACCCAATCATCATCCCCAGTATATAAAACCACATTTTATCGGTGATGATAACCAAGCAAAACCCCACGATTAAAACCGCCAACAGCGAAACAATAATGGTGCGGCGTGAGCCGAAGATATCATCGATCCAAGCAAAGCCGAAAGCACCAATACCCGCCGTGATATTTAGTAAAATACCAAAAATAAGGACTTCTGCCATATCCATGCCAAACTGACCAGCCGCATAAATGCCCCCGAAAGCAAACAAAGTATTCAAGCCATCAATATAAATCATTTTAGCCAGTAGGAACCAGGCTATTTCCTTATATTGCGGCAGTTTTCTAATCAATAACCAAACATTTTTGAATCCTATCTTTGCAACCTGCCATAGCGATTCGGTCGATCTTTTGCGTTCTTCTTTGACAAAAAGAAATATAGGCCCTGAAAATAATAAAACCCATAAGGCACATACCAGATTGGTGGCCCGCACATGTTCAAAACTAACTTTATCCAATCCCCCCAAGGGGTTTCCGGTTGGATAAATAAAAGCAGGCAGATCACCAAACTGCATAAGCCGCCCGCATAGCCAAGCGCCCAGCCCCAACCGGATAATCGGCCAATATGGGAGGGTGCAACTAGGGAAGGTAATAGGGAATTATAAAAAACCGTGGCAATTTCAAAACCGATGGTGGCAATGCCCGCCAACAGCAGCGCGATCATCACATATTGCTGCCCGGGTAAGGCAACCCATAAACCCGCGGTGGCAACAATGTTAACCACTGTAAAAAAGAACAGCAGGGATTTGCGGCGTTGCTGATAATCCGCAATTGCCCCCAAAAACGGGCTAAGAATGGCTATAATGATGCCCACCACACTGGTCATCTGGCCCCATAAAGCCATCCCCTGTTCTTTATCGGGGGCGATCACACCTGCAAAATACGTGCTAAAAATAAAGGTGGAAATAATTGCCGGGAAGGCAGAATTTGCCCAATCATAAAAACACCAACTGATTTTGAACGTTTTGTTGCAGCCAAAACCATCCGCCTTTACAGGAATATGAAAATATAACTCGGC
This DNA window, taken from Rhodospirillaceae bacterium, encodes the following:
- a CDS encoding MFS transporter, whose translation is MIRKLPQYKEIAWFLLAKMIYIDGLNTLFAFGGIYAAGQFGMDMAEVLIFGILLNITAGIGAFGFAWIDDIFGSRRTIIVSLLAVLIVGFCLVIITDKMWFYILGMMIGLFFGPIQSASRTMLVRLSPPEMISEFLAFIPWRVKQPHFWGQLC
- a CDS encoding MFS transporter, whose translation is MALWGQMTSVVGIIIAILSPFLGAIADYQQRRKSLLFFFTVVNIVATAGLWVALPGQQYVMIALLLAGIATIGFEIATVFYNSLLPSLVAPSHIGRLSGWGWALGYAGGLCSLVICLLLFIQPETPWGDWIKLVLNMCGPPIWYVPYGFYYFQGLYFFLSKKNAKDRPNRYGRLQR